The following coding sequences are from one Granulicella arctica window:
- a CDS encoding methyltransferase domain-containing protein, translating to MRSFFGNQDKAGGSGNTTKTPRHSSGWAQLLTHLRANESLRILDIGPTSSSNINYITGLGHSVYMANLAEEAARPEWLVAGEPGEASHYDVDGFIKSNLDFSGRIFDVVILWDAADYLPEPLLAPIMDRLHEVMQSGGKMLAFFHSKNTGPEVAFRRYHLTDTDVVDMQLTGSQPLLHTFNNRQIEKLLEKFSGTKFFLAKDSLREVVANR from the coding sequence ATGCGCAGTTTTTTCGGCAACCAAGACAAGGCAGGCGGCTCCGGTAACACGACGAAGACGCCGCGCCATTCAAGCGGCTGGGCGCAGCTGCTCACGCACCTGCGGGCCAACGAGTCTCTGCGCATTCTAGATATCGGACCGACGTCCTCAAGCAACATCAACTACATTACCGGGCTCGGTCACAGCGTCTACATGGCAAACCTTGCGGAAGAGGCTGCACGGCCGGAGTGGCTGGTCGCCGGAGAGCCCGGAGAGGCGTCGCACTACGACGTCGACGGATTCATCAAGTCGAATCTCGACTTCTCAGGTCGCATCTTCGACGTAGTCATATTGTGGGACGCTGCGGACTACCTGCCGGAACCACTGCTCGCGCCCATTATGGACCGGCTCCACGAGGTGATGCAGTCCGGCGGCAAGATGCTGGCCTTCTTTCATTCTAAGAACACAGGTCCGGAGGTCGCGTTTCGGCGCTACCATCTCACCGACACGGATGTTGTGGATATGCAGTTGACGGGAAGTCAGCCGCTGTTGCACACGTTCAACAATCGCCAGATTGAGAAGTTGCTGGAGAAGTTCAGCGGAACAAAATTCTTTCTTGCGAAGGATAGTCTTCGCGAGGTAGTTGCCAACCGATAG
- the prfB gene encoding peptide chain release factor 2 (programmed frameshift) — translation MLDDLEFRYSPVRDRVRELREYLDSARLRRELATLEEKISDPTVWADASRSQPLMRERKRLETLLADDTELLRRSDDIEAYFELAREGENTEPDLTREIPALIEFSEALESKTMLSGETDPLNAIVTVHPGAGGTESQDWAEMLMRMYVRWGERQSFKVEINEIQDGDEAGIKSATFTISGEFAFGLLSGETGVHRLVRISPFDSAKRRHTSFASVFVSPEIDDTIVIDIKVEDLRIDTYRSGGKGGQHVNTTDSAVRITHLPTGLVTGCQNERSQHKNKERAMKMMRSKLYEYELDKKKATARKLEDSKLDIKFGSQIRSYVLQPYRMAKDLRTRVEVGDVDKVLDGAIEPFIRGYLRMRREGNFPAESVEDDDL, via the exons ATGCTTGACGACCTAGAATTTCGTTACTCCCCGGTCCGCGACAGAGTGCGCGAACTGCGGGAGTATCTT GACTCCGCCCGCCTTCGCCGCGAACTAGCCACTCTTGAAGAAAAGATCTCCGACCCCACTGTCTGGGCCGATGCCTCGCGCTCGCAGCCGCTGATGCGCGAACGCAAGCGCCTCGAAACCCTGTTAGCCGATGACACCGAGCTACTGCGGCGCTCCGACGACATCGAGGCTTACTTCGAGTTAGCCCGGGAAGGAGAGAACACCGAGCCTGACCTGACACGTGAAATTCCTGCGCTCATCGAGTTCTCGGAAGCATTGGAATCGAAGACCATGCTCTCCGGCGAGACCGATCCGCTCAACGCCATCGTGACCGTGCACCCGGGTGCAGGCGGTACCGAAAGCCAGGACTGGGCCGAGATGCTGATGCGCATGTACGTCCGCTGGGGCGAGCGCCAGAGCTTCAAGGTCGAGATCAATGAAATTCAGGATGGCGACGAAGCGGGCATCAAGTCCGCCACTTTCACCATCTCGGGCGAGTTCGCCTTTGGGCTTCTCAGCGGCGAAACGGGTGTCCACCGCCTGGTGCGCATCTCGCCCTTCGACTCCGCAAAACGTCGTCACACCAGCTTCGCCAGCGTCTTCGTGTCGCCAGAGATCGACGACACAATTGTGATCGATATCAAGGTCGAAGATCTCCGCATCGATACCTATCGTTCGGGCGGTAAAGGTGGTCAGCACGTCAACACCACTGACTCTGCCGTGCGCATCACGCACCTTCCCACGGGCCTGGTAACGGGCTGCCAGAATGAACGTTCGCAGCATAAGAATAAAGAGCGCGCCATGAAGATGATGCGGTCCAAGCTTTACGAATACGAGTTAGATAAGAAGAAGGCGACCGCCCGCAAACTCGAAGACTCCAAGCTCGACATCAAGTTCGGTTCGCAGATTCGCAGCTACGTCCTGCAACCCTATCGGATGGCGAAAGACCTTCGGACCCGTGTCGAAGTTGGCGATGTCGATAAGGTGCTTGATGGAGCGATCGAACCGTTCATTCGTGGCTATCTTCGAATGCGCCGTGAGGGTAACTTCCCGGCGGAGTCTGTCGAGGATGATGACCTATAG
- the lnt gene encoding apolipoprotein N-acyltransferase, which translates to MRLIPLRLWLLTILSAALQTLPFPLAGPVPLWRTAFCWIALLPLLSALAGVNKSGEPLTLRQATTLGYLCGFLWYLGNCYWIYQTMYIYGGLDKPIAIGILILFCLYLGLYHALFACLFGCIRRTRFGAQGALLLSPFIWVAVELARARITGFPWDLLGYTQVDNPLLTRLGPITGVYGISFLIVLVNALWLVRIRIKERKYTRQLLTLAGFLIVVTYLYLLRRMEPPTHLPTSSYATLVQENLSVGAEAKNTHETSQQLVESFTRLSIAPPADRCLGIPELPSTRCIHFTADNPASLTSTRPSDLISWPESPAGFRSDDPIFMEHLAALARAAQAPLVIGNLGVVADPASARGVHVYDSATLVAADGAPAGRYDKIHLVPWGEYIPFKNFFFFANKLTAGVGDMDRGTDRTVFQTAGRSYGVFICYESIFGDEIRQFVKNGADVLVNISDDGWYGDTSAAWQHLNMVRMRAIENHRWILRSTNTGVTAAIDPYGRVTVSAPRHIRTALRAGYNFEHDITFYTAHGDLFAYACALITALAAAYSFKRNLN; encoded by the coding sequence ATGCGACTCATTCCCTTGCGGCTCTGGCTTCTGACCATCCTCTCCGCAGCCCTGCAAACACTGCCATTTCCACTCGCTGGTCCGGTGCCGCTATGGCGAACTGCCTTCTGCTGGATTGCGCTGCTGCCGTTGTTGTCGGCGCTCGCAGGAGTGAATAAATCCGGCGAACCTCTTACTCTGCGGCAGGCTACAACGCTTGGGTATCTCTGCGGCTTCCTCTGGTATCTCGGTAATTGCTATTGGATCTACCAGACGATGTACATCTATGGTGGCCTCGATAAACCCATCGCCATCGGCATCCTGATTCTCTTCTGTCTCTATCTCGGGCTTTATCATGCATTGTTTGCATGCCTGTTTGGATGCATACGTCGCACGCGATTTGGCGCGCAGGGAGCGTTGTTGCTTTCGCCCTTCATCTGGGTTGCGGTAGAGCTTGCGCGTGCGCGTATCACCGGGTTTCCGTGGGATCTGCTTGGCTACACGCAGGTCGATAACCCGCTGTTGACGCGCCTCGGACCAATTACCGGTGTCTATGGAATCTCTTTCCTGATCGTGCTGGTCAACGCCCTGTGGCTGGTCCGCATTCGCATCAAGGAGCGCAAATACACCCGCCAATTACTTACGCTGGCTGGTTTTTTGATCGTGGTGACTTACTTGTACTTGCTGCGCAGGATGGAGCCACCAACCCATCTGCCCACCAGCAGCTATGCCACCCTGGTGCAGGAAAATCTAAGTGTCGGTGCTGAGGCGAAAAATACGCATGAGACCTCGCAGCAACTAGTTGAATCATTTACGCGCCTGAGCATTGCGCCGCCAGCGGATCGATGCCTCGGTATTCCTGAGCTACCCTCAACCCGCTGCATTCATTTCACTGCAGATAATCCAGCCAGCCTGACCAGCACGCGACCGAGCGACCTGATCTCATGGCCGGAATCACCCGCTGGCTTCCGCTCCGATGATCCGATCTTCATGGAGCATTTAGCTGCATTGGCTCGCGCTGCACAGGCGCCGCTCGTCATCGGCAATCTCGGTGTAGTTGCTGACCCGGCCTCCGCGCGCGGCGTTCATGTCTACGACTCGGCAACGCTAGTTGCTGCAGATGGCGCACCTGCGGGCCGCTACGACAAGATTCACCTGGTGCCGTGGGGCGAATATATCCCATTCAAGAACTTCTTCTTTTTCGCGAATAAGTTAACCGCAGGCGTTGGCGATATGGATCGTGGCACCGATCGAACTGTCTTTCAAACTGCAGGTAGGTCTTATGGTGTCTTTATCTGTTACGAATCCATCTTCGGCGATGAGATTCGACAGTTCGTCAAGAATGGAGCCGACGTTCTCGTCAATATCTCTGATGATGGCTGGTATGGCGATACCAGCGCCGCATGGCAGCACCTCAACATGGTCCGGATGCGCGCGATCGAGAACCATCGCTGGATTCTCCGCTCGACCAACACCGGCGTGACCGCAGCGATCGATCCTTACGGCCGCGTCACTGTCTCGGCTCCACGCCACATCCGCACGGCTCTGCGTGCAGGTTATAACTTCGAGCACGACATCACCTTCTACACCGCGCATGGCGATTTGTTCGCCTACGCCTGCGCCCTCATCACAGCGCTTGCGGCGGCCTATAGCTTCAAACGTAATTTGAACTAA
- a CDS encoding bactofilin family protein, whose amino-acid sequence MKSETATVIGKSVTIRGELTGSEDLFMDGQIEGTITLTDCRLTIGPNARVSADINVQDIIIFGKVDGNIKATGSIDLRQSAVVTGDVLAGRLSIEESAIIKGRVELNPVGATAVQS is encoded by the coding sequence ATGAAATCAGAGACCGCCACCGTCATTGGGAAGTCCGTCACCATCCGGGGAGAGTTGACCGGCAGCGAGGACCTCTTCATGGACGGTCAGATTGAAGGCACGATTACGCTAACCGACTGCCGCCTCACGATCGGTCCGAACGCCCGCGTCAGCGCCGACATCAACGTGCAGGACATCATCATCTTCGGCAAGGTTGACGGCAATATCAAGGCGACCGGCAGTATCGATCTGCGACAGTCTGCCGTTGTTACCGGCGATGTTCTTGCAGGACGGCTCTCCATTGAAGAGAGCGCCATCATCAAGGGACGCGTTGAACTGAATCCCGTCGGCGCCACAGCCGTTCAATCGTAG